In Motacilla alba alba isolate MOTALB_02 chromosome 4A, Motacilla_alba_V1.0_pri, whole genome shotgun sequence, the genomic window TGTGGCCCACAGAACCATTACACAGCCCCTCATCACACTGAGGGTCTGCATGTCACCCCCAGCTGGTGGAGCAGTGGGTTCATGGACACACTGGAGCTGCCatgaccctgctgctgctcaggatgtCCAGTCACCTCAAGGAGCCCAAACTCTTATGTCTCTCTAATGTTGGATCCCACTGAGCCTgcacccctctgctgccctccagccaTTTTCTTTGAGTTCTTATTTGGTGGCTGATTTGATCTTGTGTATGGCATATGGGCTTGACTCCTTGGGCATCCAGATCTCCTCCCCACCGTGGCCCTGGTGCTCCACTGCTCCCTCCATGGCTGCCGTCAGCTCAGGGCCGAAGATGCTGTCAGTGGCCCGGTAGGTGCGGGTGAGGCGGCGGAAGGAGGAGTCTGAGGAGCTGTCATCAGGGATGTCTTCATCCTGCTCATCCCGCAGCTTGgtcctgcccagctctgagctgctccccagctctgggtcTTTGAGAGCCTCCCCCACCTCCTGGATGAAGGTTGTTTTGGGGCTGAtgatgcacagcagcagcatgaggcCTCCTGAGACTCCGCAAAGAAAGTAGAGGGCAACTTTCTCTGGGACAcctgaagggaaaaggaaagaaagacacCAGGGTACAAACTGCTCTGCAGTCTGTGGGGTATCATTGCCTGCAAAGCCCCTCTGCCAGGCATAGGGGGTAagaggaggggagcagggatgctctcaccacccaggctgcagagacagGACAGACCCTGCCCCAGTGATCATGGAAGTGTCATCTAGAGCCTCATCAGCTCCCACCAGTCCTGAAATGGGCCTTTCCCCAAAGGAAACCTCCACTGGGATGTGGGGtaggcagagcaggggaaagaaTAATCCCTTGGGGGATTAAATGAGTAATTTCCTCTGGCAAGGGAAATTTTTGCCTGCAGAGAGGTGGTCTCCATCAGTGCCTGCAGacagggcaggaaggaaaagaccCAGTGGGTAATCTGGCCTGTTGGAAGAGGAAGGTCCACAGGCAGGACAGTAGCCACACCATGACTCTTGATGCTGTGGGTCTTTGAGGCTCATTCCACCTCTGAGCTCCCACCCTACCTGTCCACCCCAAACTCAGCATGGGTGCTTGGTGCCCTGCTCCTTCGTGTGCCTGTTGGCCCTGCTGGAGAGGTTTGGGGTCTGGCTGCCTCTGAGATGAGCCCTGGGTTGAGCTGGGGCCATCCGGGATGTCAGTCACCCCCCAGGCTGTCTGTTTCCCCAGGTGCTTCATGAGACCCAGGGAGGGCACATACCCCAAAGGTGAGCAAAAGCTGCCAGAGAGCTAGTAAAAATCATGCGGTCTTCCTGGAGCCTGGAGAACCTGGGCCCTTTGTACCAGCCACCTGCAGTGACAAGGGGTGCAGGCTGAGGCACGAGGTGCTCTCAGTGCCCCGTGTCCcggctgcctgctcctgcctgtccttccCCACACCACACTCCATCCTTCCTGCACGAGTGCTCTGCCGTCCACAGGGATGACCCTGTGTGTCttcctctcccctgctcccagcagatgCCACCTCCATCCCCTCAGAATGGGCACTGACCGAGGGATGGTTTCCACCATGGGACAGGGATGCTAGGCTGGTACCAGGGATGCAGACAAACCATGGAAGGGCTGGTTCACCCGAGCACAGACATGGTGCCGCACTGCTTGTGGTGTAACCTTCCTCCCCCCACGTTACCGTGTACATAGTCCGAGAGCAGGAAGGGGTCCGAGGTGTCAGGGcccacctcctccagcagctgcttgggCACTGCAAGGAGAGCACACAGCAAGCATCATCACcttgctcctgccctgcagcccctgcctccctggggagccccatgcccctgcctgcctggcatGGGGTAGGCAGAGCAGACACTCCTCCAGTGgcccctgtgctcctggctgcGTGGGGAGCTCTCACCACAGGTGTAAGAGACTCGCAGCTGCTTCTTCATGCCGGGGAGGCACGGGTCCCCGAAGGTGGCCTTGTCAGCAGCCACGGTGCAGTTCCCCTTGCGGTGGCACTTCTTGGAGACCCTGCGCAGAGCATCTGGAGCCACACACTCTGCAGAGACATGAGGCATGGACccatgggcagagctgctggcccctccctgctgggcatCAGCCAGCAGAGGCCAAGAGACACAGGTACAGCCTAGTGGTGGACTTGTGCCATACTCTCTGCATAATTCCTGCCCCATTTCTGTCTCAAACCATTCTGGCATACCTATATGGGGTTCTCCAGTGTTCAAAGCATCACATTCTGGTTTGCCCCGCAGGAATCGTCCATAACTTGCAGAATAAATGGCCAGGATGGATTTTGGTCGACACTGCAGCCTGAGCTTGTCATTCTCGCACACGGTCTTGACCCGATGGTTCCCTAAGGAGCGACATTGCTGAGTGCTCCGATGCATCCTGAATCACCTCTCTTAGGGCAAGGGAAGGGTTGAAATAGGGCTGCgaggtgcaggagcagcccagctctccttcctgcccctttctgagcagctgaggtcaGGGAGAGCCCATGCAGTATCGCCCAGACCGTGCTCCACCTCACCTGGCCGGCACTTGTAGGAAGCGATGAGATACTTGTGTGTCCCAGGGCATGGGTCTGGCCCAAAGACCTGGCTGTGCACTGAGAACTGGCACCACTGCTGGTCCTGGCACTCAGCCAGCAGCTTCTGGAGGGCAGAGTGGAACAGGTGTGAGTTGGGTGAGAAGTGCTGAGGCTGTTCTCACCTCCCGTGCGTCAGTGCCATCCCCACGCTCAGGGAAGTGGCCTCTCCCCCCACAGAAGTGTcccacagctgcttctgccCACCCCTGATGCAGACATCCCAATTCCAGTGCCTGTTCCTGAACCAGTTCCCTCCCTGCACCCACAGTGAGCTGTGTGTCCTACACAGCTGCTACTACCTGTGCTGGCATCCCAGTACCGTACCATACCGTACCGTACCATACCGTACTGTACCGTACCATACCATACTGTACTGAACCGTACTgtaccataccataccataccgTACAATACCATACTGTACCgtaccataccataccataccgTACCATACTGTATCGTACCGTACCATACCGTACAGTACTGTACCATACCATACTGTACTGAACCGTACTGTACCATACCgtaccataccataccataccatactGTACCGTACCACACCATACCATACCGTACCGTACCATACTGTATCGTACCGTACCATACCGTACAGTACCGTACCATACCATACTGTACCATACCATACAGTACCGTACCGTACTGTACCAGACCATACCATACAGTACCATACCATATCATACCGTACTGTACCGTACCATACCATACTGTACTGTACCATACTGTACCGTACCGTACTGTACCGTACCGTACCGTACCGTACCgtaccataccataccatactGTACCGTACCATACTGTACTGTACCATACTGTACCGTACCGTACCgtaccataccataccatactGTACCGTACCATACTGTACTGTACCATACTGTACCGTACCGTACCgtaccataccataccatactGTACCGTACCATGCCATGCCGTACTGTACCGTACCGTACCATACCATACCTACTGTACTGTACCGTACTGTGCCGTACCATACCGCACTGTACCGTACCATACCGTACCGTACCGTACCGTACCGTGCCGTACACGCGTCTCTAACCCCGTGCAGGCGCGCCCCCCGCGCTGGCGTCCCCGCGGTCCGTGCGATGTCCCCGCGCGGCCACAAGGTGGGGCCGAGGGCTCACGCACTGCCCGCTCGGACCCCGCCCGTGaccggggcggccgcggcccctgtcccctcacccGCCCGCGAGTGGCCGAGCCGGGCCCTCGGCTCTGGCCGGAGTCTCTGGGTAGCCGAGGACTCCCTGCCCCTCTGTTCCCCTCCTTGCCCCCACAAGTCCCACAGCAGCGGCTCCGCAGCGGAGCAGAGGCTGCCGGCAGAAGGGAGGGGTTTATTCCCTTGCTACCCCTTCGTGACTCGGGCCCGGGGATTCCAGCAGCCACAAGAGCCTCTTCTCATCTCTCATTCCCCTCCTCTGTCCTTGTCCCTCCCGCCCAGCTCGGGACTGAGCCTCCGCTTGGTCTTCACTGCCTGCCAGAACGGAAATTCACTAAGGAAACACAAGCATCCTCTCTTCCCAGTTGCTGCCTAAACAGAGCTGAGCCttggcagcagctttgctctctttgctctctgctcCAGACATCCCTGCTCCTTAAGCAGCAGCACGTattccagccctgtgccagcatGGCCACCCCACCGTTCACCCCCAGTATGAACCTGAGCTACACAGACCTGCTCTCAGACCTGCCCTTCAGTTTCCAagcacctgtgccaggccatACTCTCCATCCTGCAGAGAGGGCAGTCCTGACCTGTGTTTCCAGGGTGGCTCATGGGAGCAgcctggtgctgtgccagcatGGTCTGGCTTGGTGCTTGCCGAGCTCCTGGAACATGCAGGATCCCAGAAGGGGATGTATGGTTGGAACAGGACCAGGCAGGAAAGCCCTGTGAGCTCCTAAGCAGGGCACTGGCTCTTTGCCTTTCCTTGTAGGCAGCTGCAGTCACTGGCTTTGCAGCAGGTTTGCCCCAGCCCTAGCAAGGAGCTGGAACAGGGTCTTAGAAAAGCAGCATATGAAACTGTGTCCCCATCGAGGGACCGAGGCATTAGCTTTGAGGAGGtttcatctcttttcttctgtcagCCTCTGCTTTCCTACCCTTTCCCTGCACCAACTGCTGCCAGCAAACAGGCACCCCTCTGGTCTGCTGCACTAATCCAGTCCCGGTGCCTGCCAGCACAGATGGGTGCCACTTCTGGCTGGGGAAGAGCCAAGGTCTGTGCCAACCCCAGGGGATGCAGCCACAGGGGTGAGTGCAGCATCTCAGGGGGTCCTGTCTCACTTCATGAGCCCAACAGCCTGGCTACGGCACTGCCCCTCTCCCAGAAGCCAGCCCCAGATGCCAGGGCATTCTCTGAGCCTGTTGCTTCTTGTGGGATTGCTCCAAAAGCCATCTCAGGACACAGCAGTGCCTCCTGCCAGGTTCTACTCTGGAACGCTTAGCAGAACATCTCTTCCACCCTTAACTTCCAAAAATGGTCTAGGGAAAGGTTCCCACAGGGAATCCCAGATGACACAAAACTGTGAGGAACTGTTGACTCCCTTGAAGGCAGGGTAGTCCCACAGAGAGATCTCAAAAAGTTAGAGGACTGTGCAATCACCAACCACAGGAAATTCAACaagggaaagtgctggattctgcacctgggaaggAGCAACCTGGGGCGTATGGACTGGGTGTATGCTGCAGGTCCTGGTCAACAACCACCTGAATATGaatcagcagtgccctggcagccaggggggTCAACcttgtcctggggggcatcaggctcagccaggccagggagGGAATTGTACATCTCTGCTCTGCATGGGGCAGACTCACTTTGAATATTGTGTGTAGTTTTGGTCACCATAATATAAGAAAGATATGATActattagagagcatccaaaggagggcaacaaatactgtgaagggccttgaggggaagccttATGAGGACTGGCTGAAGATACTTGGCctattcagcctggaggagtCTGAGGGGGTCCTCATTTCAGTCGACAACTTCCTCAtgaagggaggagaaggagcaagCACTGATCTTTCCTCTGaggtgaccagtgacaggaccccAGGGAATGGGCTGAAGTTGTGTGAGGgcaggtttaggctggatattagaaaaaggttcctCTCGCAAAGGGTGGTtgggaacaggctccccagagaagtggtcTCAGCACCAAACCtaacagagttcaagaagtgtttgtgattctttgattctattattctataATCCTGATGCTGATGAAAACCACCTCAGAGCACGGGGAGGCTGCAttgctgcagccccccagcccaaGCAGGCAGCTCAGCGATGTGGAGACAGAGGGTTGTGCAGCCTGGCCCCTGGGATCCCTCCCTTACCAGGTGGGCAGTGGCAGACGTGCATTCGGTGCTCTCCTGGGAGGCATTGTCGGGGCTGGGGCAAAGGTTGCTGCTGGGCACTCGACGCCCATAGAAGGCCCCGAGGATGCTGATGGTGGTTTTGCGAGGGCAGACgatgaggagctgctctccatcacAGGTGTGGGCTGTGTGGTTCCTCAGCACCTTGCGCAGGTACCCTGGAAGGGGAAAGCAGGGGTGGCATTGTCCAGAGGAGACACCAGGACCACAGCAGTGGTGGCACTTGGGCACCCAAGCGCTGGTGGCAGTGAGGATATCTTGAGATGAGGCACTTATGGGGTGAACAAGATcagagcagaacagcagcagagaagatgGGCTTGTAGCAAACCTTGCGTGCAGCATTGCTGCCAGGagcctgggaagcagcacagaacagctgagctggttagcaacaggaaaggaaagatgGAGGCAGTACAGCAAGTCAGGGAAGATGGAGAAATCCCATAAGGAGTTGTCAAGTGTTTAGAGAAAATCAGGCTTGTTATGGAGCCATGGTGGGGAGAGAACAAGAGTGAGCCAGAGATGGTCTCCCAGTGATGATCCCTGGAGTCAGGGTGAGGAGGATGCTCTCTGTCAAAAGTCTGTCACAAGTTGAGCCATGAGCCAATGAGAGAATGGTCCAGGGGCTGTTGCAAGCCCCCACAGCTGGCTGGGTCAGTATGGATGAGTTTGAGCCACAATGTCATCACTTGAGCCCAGCTGACCTCAGGTCTCTGCTGAAGAAGCCCAGTGTGTTACTGCAAGCTATTCCTGGCCCACAGCCCTTTCAATGGGAACTAGCCCTTCCCTCCTTGAATTCCCATCACAGAATGCTTGTTTCCTTCAATCCTGCCTAGTTCATGTCCCAAACTACTGTCCCTGTTGTTTTCCCTACAGGGGACAACAAAGTGGGACTGTCCTGTGCAGTCTCTCCAAGGGTTAACATGCAGCATTGGCTCCAGTtggcactggctgtgctgggtgggcAAGGAGTCTGTTTTAGTAAGAGCTCTTCAAGCTGCCAGGTGCTCTGAGCAGGCACCAGTTGctggagaagactgaggaaGCAAGAAAAACTGACAAAATGTGATGTGCAGGCCCTGAACGAAGCACTTTGCATCtttgaataaaacaaaaccaaagggGAAGCATCATTTTGAGGCTTAGGAGACTGCAAGCAGGGCAACATGGGGCTTCTGAGCAGATCACAGACCCCAgaccccagctctggggtcttTGGAGGAACTTGCACCTCAGCCCTAGGCTAGTGTTGGGGCCCAGGGCAGGACATGCACCCTGTTCCCCAAACCCCCATGTGTCAAACTCCCCCAAACCAAGACAAGAAGGTGGGAGCACTAGCTCCTCCACCCCCACCCCACAAACTAgtgccaggctcagcagcacaaagggcCCCTTTCACTTTCAGTGCTGCAACTAACCCTTTGGTATCTGCAGTCAGCATCCCTCCCTGGGATGTCAGTGggtgcagctgggagctgcctccagcctggaGTTAATCTCTCCCTTGGCATTATCCCTCACAAGCTGGGATGAGCAAGTGGGTGGCCACAGCATCCCAGAAGCAAGCCCTCGATTGCTTCTCTGCATGAtggaggaaagagggaaggagaggtaCAGGAGGGTAGATGGCAATCGACGAGGTCAAAGCTCCAGTGTGATGCAaatggcacagagctggatcAGACCCTTGGAGTGCAGAGCTCATGAAGAGGGGACAGGACAaaccctgtcctgtccctctcctCTGGTTGCCCCCTATCACTGGATGCTGGGGCCTGTGAGGGGCACAGgaccctgcccaggctgccagcccccatccccttcctctgcctcccccgCAGCAGTCCCACACTCGCAGCACCAGCCCCGCACCTGGCAGCAGTCAGATGCTCCTGAAGGTTTCAGAGCCCACCCTGGCCTTGACCTCTGCCTAGCACTAACTCCAAACCCACCCACCTATACCCAACACTGCTGGATCTAGGGCTGCCTAAACTCCCTACTGCTGGGCAGCCTTGGATGCAGAGGGCTCAGACAAATCCTAGGGATGGCAGGGAAGTCAGGGGAGAAATATGAGAAGAAATGGttttccccaaatccagccTTGAGGCAGCCATCCTGTTCTGCTGTCATGCTGGCTGCAGACACCAGCggtttgtattttaaaactgaggCTCAAACATTGCCCTGGGTGTAGAGGTTTCTCCATCACACTATTTTGGGCCAGTGAGCAgttgtgaagattttttttgggtGGAGCCATGTcaaggaggctgcaggcagacTTTGTGATTCGTGCCAGTAGAGCTGACTCAATCTCCGGTGCTGTGGTTTGTGCCGTTAGCTCTGCCCAGATGAAATCACATCCTCCTCACCacagcccacactggagcatcAGGCTTTCACCCACCTAGGCTCGGCTGAGCAGATGGAAGGTGTGCGTGGCTGTTTTCAGATGCTCCCTGGGGAATGCCTGGTGCCCAGCCTGCCTGCACCTGTCCTGACTGTTCaaagagctgggacagcagggatcCCAACTTCTGCCTTGTCTACACCAGTAAGGTTCACTGGCATAGCTCTGGGGAGAGCGTCTGACCCATGCTGTATCTTGTGACAGGGGACCCTGCAGCACCCCTACTCACGAGTGCTCtagctggggcacagccaccagctccagctAGGAACCAGGTACAGCTTCAACGCaactcttccctctccttctcagagcagggagggctggcagggtaGCCCTGAGTGCTCCTTCAGCTCTACACACTGTCCAGCACCGAGGACAAGAGCATCGCGGCTGAGGGGATGCTCAGCAAAGCTCAGGGACTGGCTtgatgtttgtttctttgcatttctgccTGCAAACTCCCCAAGAGAGCACAGCAGAACTGGGGAGCCACTCTCACGCacaccagggctgtgggatgtgTGCAGTGTGTTTTCAGAGAACAGCCCTGTGTGGAGATAAAGAAATCCCAGCATTTTGGGGAAACTCACTCTGGCCTGCCACGGTTTATACCTCACTTGTCCCTACCCCACCAAACTGCTGTCCCTTCGCCCTCCCATCACACCGGCGCTGTCCTCAGCATCCCCCTCCTCCCCGCCTTCACCCTGACTCACCGGACAGCTCCGGGCTGGCCTCCAGACGCACAGCGAAGCAGAGGAGGACCACGGTCAGTGCTGGCCGGAGCAGTGTGGCCATGGTAGAGCCGCCGTGTCCCCGGCGGCAGCTGGCACCAGccgggccgcggcggcgggcggtGCCCGCGGGGCTGGCACTGCGCGGGGACAATGGCTCGCTTCTCTGCCCTGCCGAAGTCCCGAGGCTCGGCGGGCACATGTGCACTCACTCTCagcctgctgcccagggccagcgGCTGCTCGGGACAGCTGGGTCACTCTCGGCACAGGAACACTTTCTCCAGGGCACCCTGTTACGGGTGAGCCGTGCCTTGGCATCCCATTGCTGGCAAAGAAACtggcagccccttccctccGGCCTCTGTTCTCCCTGGACAGAGGAACAGGGCTTGACAAGGTTTCCAAAGTGCTCCCAGCTTTCTCCCAGACACGGTGAGACACAAATCCAGACAAATGTGTGCTGTAATCTCAATCTCGGCGAATGTCCGGCCATTCACTCtgtgaggaggaagggaaaggctCCTTGAACTGTCTCCCAGGCGGCTGTTCCTGCAGAAAAGACAAACACCCTGCACCCAACAGTGTGGGAAGGAACCTCTTGGCTGCCACGTTTCTGCCCCCCAGCCTCTGTGGGGCCAGGTACCGGGCATTCCGGCACCTTGTGAGGAGGGCACCGTGTCATACTGTGCCTCCCACCTGCAGGACTTAAATCCCTGCTTGCTGCTTCAGCTGGAGGGAAATGCCATggactggagctgctggctcttctCCCGGCTGAAatcagcagagacagcagcagctggcagtgccaggagccagcacagctctcagagGCTCAGCATTGCCCAGGCAGGGGTAGCTGGGGAGGCTGTGGCACACCTCACCTGGGGtgcactgccagagctgggtGGCGGGTGTCGAGCCTGTGATGAGGGTAATGCCATGGCCCTGGGGGCACTTACAGTGCCATCAATACAAACCTCTTGATTATGGGAGTATGAGTCGGAGGGTTCTGTCCCATTGAGAACCCTGTCCCAGGGTTCCAAATTCTCCCAAAGTTTTGATGGGGCAGAAAAAACCCCCAGTGTTAGAACCACTCTGGGCTGTGTAGCAGGACCAGGGGAAACATCATTGCTGGGGAGTCTCCTCCAGGGGtctgcaaaataatttcctatcCTAATTGCCTTGAGAGAGATTGCTGTCTGATCAGGGGTTGATTATTTGGGAAGAGGTGGAGCTTATCTGAGCTGGGGGGGCGAGCTGAGTCAAGCATTGGGGATCCCCACTTTTTGCAATGGTACCAGCTATGTGGTCTAGGGGTGCAAGACAGGTCTTGCCTAAGAGTTAAGCCCGTGTGTGCTGGGAAGCTGTCTCTGCCCTCTCTGCAGCCATGGTGATCTGATTGCAAACAGTTCCCTCCCATCCTGGGGAGGAAAGCAAGCTGTTCATCCTTCCTGCAAAACAGCCCAGTTCCAGGAATGGGGCCCTGCTGAAGGTCAGCCCTGAAGACATCCCATCCCACCACCCTGCCAAGCACCACATAgctgggcagctgccaggggcaCTGTGGGGTTTCCCACTGCTCCCCGGCATGCTTCAGCATCTTTTATCTCCTGCCTTAGCTTAAGATTTTGCAATCGTTCCCACCCAAGGGCTATGTCCCACCTTCAAAAAGTCAGTGACATGTGCCCAGACTGCTCCACTCAGCTTCCCTGAGCACTcaccctgtgcagcccagctccttgCAGCGAGGGGTGCTCAGACAAGCAGGGATCCCCCGAGGGTggtgggctgggagaggagctgtaCCTTCCCTCCGGGTGGCTGCCTGTCATAATGCAGCCGCAGGAGGCACCGAAAAGGTCAGCCAGGTTCACCCCAAACTGATAAAGAAGCCCTGGGGCACTGGACACCAGCATGAGGGTGGGAGACTGGCAAAGGGCCAAgactggagcagcaggaggagcaacAGGCAAGACACTTCCTCTATAaacccctgctcccagctgggaagagccagcagcagtgctgtggacCAGAGTTGCTGGGGATGCCAGCCCACTGCTCGAGGCGCTGGAGGAGCACCTGGGTGGGTGCGATAGACTCTGAATGTGACCAGATAGACCCGTGCTGAGTCACGCCTCAGAGGCCCTGCAGCTTCCTCTCCTGGCGCACACCCATTGCTCCTCCCTTCTtcaaaaaggaaggaaagtgtGAGCTCCGGCCCCTCTGTGGAGCAAGAGCAGCCAAGAGGCCCAAGGCAGCAGCCCTCTGAAAGCCTTCCTCcatcagagctctgcagggacagaccGACTCAGCACAGAGCGTGCGGCCGGGGGTCTCTCCCCACAGCGCTGGAATGGACAGTGGGCAGCACGGCACCACCAAGGAGCCCGAGATCGAGCTGTTCGTCAAGGTGGGTCTCGGGGGGGCAGTGACTCTTTGGCTCACCCTCACCAAGATCCAGCTGGGTGCCGGTGTCTTCATGTTCTGTGAGGCTGGAGATGGGTACCAGTTTCAGTGTCGCTCGCCACGAGGGCTGGCTAAATGGTTGCCCGAACGGGGGGACCGCGCGGTGGTGTGGGGACCGTGGGGTGTCACACTCAGCAGCCTGAGAGATGCCCCGGTCTTGCACCCTGGAGaagtggcactgctggcagcagcatgaTGAAGGAGTGGGAACACACATGCCTCTCAAAAGCCAGATAAGACAAGccccagcctgggaacagcaagcaggagggctggcagcagccacttCAGCCTCTTCTGAGAGTAGGGTTATGAAACAAGCATGGATGGCTTGGGGAACTGCTGCCAGAGTCCACATGTGGGCGAGATGGGGCGGCATCACAGAGGGGTATTGGCTGGAAacactttctggttttttccctgttaagCAATTTTCTGAACCCTTTCCTTGGCATATTTTAACACTCAAGTTCAAAATATGTGCAGTGGCTACGGGTGGTGCACAAAGAGAGGAGCCAAAGCTGGTGGCTGTTAAAGGTGTCTGCCCACAGCAATGCCAGGGGGGCCCCGGGACACACTGTCAAGTGACAGTGAGTAGGGGGCAATGCCTCTCTGTGCCACCTCATCAAGGTTTTAAGGGTGGTTTCTCTGTAGGACTCAGGCCCATGGGCTTCATTGCTCTCCTCCTGGGGCACTTTGGTGCCCAAAAGGACTGGGTCAGAGGCACTAgcttccctggcacaggcaccCAGCAGTCCTAGGCACTGTGGTGCCTTTCTTGGGTAGTAGTTAGACATACTTGCTAGAAAGGACTATCTGAGCCTTCCCAGGAGACTTCTTTCTCATCCCCTTGCCAAAATTGTAGCCACAGCACTTCTAGATGGACATTgagctttgcagagctggaTTTGGACAAGTGTATTCCTGGTAAAAGGAGTCTGTCTTGAATTCTCTGCTTAACACTTTTCCTTGGGatggctgaaaaagaaaacaacccatGAGGTGACTGCAATGGCAGCAGCACATTCTAGGGGGTTTTCAGAGGGAAGTGAAacagaaaaccagcagcatcGTCAGGACTTCCCCTGTGCTGTAATTCAGTGCGAAAAAACCGTCCTGGCTTGTCTGTTCACAGAAAAGTTGGTGCTGTGCCTCCCCGTCCTAGCACTCAGGACCCAGCTTTTCCAAAGACACAGTGGCTCTAGCTCCTGACAGGAACCTTCCTGTGCCTTCAGCACCTCCCCGGGCTGGGAACACCCCTGACACAGCTGTTGCTGTGGCCAGTGGCAGCTGTAAATCATGGGGAAAGCTGGTGCTCCCACAAGCGCCTGCTGGTAcagcatggcatggcatggcatggcatggcatggcatggcatggcaccCTGCCTAACTTTCACTTTGGCACATGCTGGAGTTACCATGGTGAGGATGGGCAGGTGCAGAGAAGTCCCGCTTTACCCTGAGGTTGGGGTGGCTGGTTCCCAAGGGGCTGGCAGTTTCTCACCCTGCCATGTCCCTGGCAAGAGCATCGTCTTGTCGGCTGGgaggctctccctgcctgggtgGAGACTCCGCTTTGCAGCTCCACCAGGCATTTAGCTGCTTCCTGGCTCTCAGGGTGGTTGTAGAAGCTGTGGCAGGTCCCATGGGGACTGAATATTTAGCAGTACCCAAGCAGGCAAAGCTGTTCCCTCCTCCCACTGCATTTAAGGTTGTTTCACCATAGAGAAACCACAGGAACTGCTAAGTAGCTTTGGGGTTTCAATGCCCTATGCAGCCTAGTGATGCCTCAGAAAGTTGGGGCTAAAAGCCTGCAACCCTCCTAGAGATTCTGTGCCAGTCCACGCTGGGTTTCTCTATCATCTGAGGGCAAAAGATTGAGGAATGTCAGTCTGTGC contains:
- the LOC119695050 gene encoding protein eva-1 homolog C-like isoform X1 — its product is MCPPSLGTSAGQRSEPLSPRSASPAGTARRRGPAGASCRRGHGGSTMATLLRPALTVVLLCFAVRLEASPELSGYLRKVLRNHTAHTCDGEQLLIVCPRKTTISILGAFYGRRVPSSNLCPSPDNASQESTECTSATAHLKLLAECQDQQWCQFSVHSQVFGPDPCPGTHKYLIASYKCRPGNHRVKTVCENDKLRLQCRPKSILAIYSASYGRFLRGKPECDALNTGEPHIECVAPDALRRVSKKCHRKGNCTVAADKATFGDPCLPGMKKQLRVSYTCVPKQLLEEVGPDTSDPFLLSDYVHGGWYKGPRFSRLQEDRMIFTSSLAAFAHLWGVPEKVALYFLCGVSGGLMLLLCIISPKTTFIQEVGEALKDPELGSSSELGRTKLRDEQDEDIPDDSSSDSSFRRLTRTYRATDSIFGPELTAAMEGAVEHQGHGGEEIWMPKESSPYAIHKIKSATK
- the LOC119695050 gene encoding protein eva-1 homolog C-like isoform X2 is translated as MCPPSLGTSAGQRSEPLSPRSASPAGTARRRGPAGASCRRGHGGSTMATLLRPALTVVLLCFAVRLEASPELSGYLRKVLRNHTAHTCDGEQLLIVCPRKTTISILGAFYGRRVPSSNLCPSPDNASQESTECTSATAHLKLLAECQDQQWCQFSVHSQVFGPDPCPGTHKYLIASYKCRPGNHRVKTVCENDKLRLQCRPKSILAIYSASYGRFLRGKPECDALNTGEPHIECVAPDALRRVSKKCHRKGNCTVAADKATFGDPCLPGMKKQLRVSYTCVPKQLLEEVGPDTSDPFLLSDYVHGVPEKVALYFLCGVSGGLMLLLCIISPKTTFIQEVGEALKDPELGSSSELGRTKLRDEQDEDIPDDSSSDSSFRRLTRTYRATDSIFGPELTAAMEGAVEHQGHGGEEIWMPKESSPYAIHKIKSATK